A part of Gossypium hirsutum isolate 1008001.06 chromosome A07, Gossypium_hirsutum_v2.1, whole genome shotgun sequence genomic DNA contains:
- the LOC107900505 gene encoding sulfite exporter TauE/SafE family protein 3, with product MARFGIKRDVARSIMLNFINFGLAFILVSAERSLKNGESSEESKTNDNYFVKAIHFLWKPDQSGYHHVWPEMEFNWQSVLGTSIGFCGAAFGSVGGVGGGGIFVPMLSLIVGFDPKSATAISKCMIMGAAASTVYYNLKLRHPTLDMPIIDYDLALLIQPMLMLGISIGVAFNVIFADWMVTVLLIILFVGTSTKAFFKGVETWKKETILKQEAARRLESNGTSSENVDYRPLPSDPNTVPPKDNTGQKVTVLDNVCWKELGLLCFVWFAFLVLQISKNHTTTCSVGYWVLNLLQIPVSVAVSAYEAVSLYKGNRAIASKGEQGSNFQAHQLVSYCFFGVLAGIVGGLLGLGGGFIMGPLFLELGIPPQVSSATATFAMTFSSSMSVVEYYLLKRFPVPYALYFTAVATFAAFVGQHVVRRLIIVFGRASLIIFILAFTIFVSAVSLGGVGISNMIDKIHHNEYMGFENLCKYES from the exons ATGGCTCGGTTTGGAATAAAACGGGACGTTGCTAGATCGATAATGTTGAATTTCATTAACTTTGGTTTGGCTTTCATATTAGTTTCAGCTGAGAGAAGCTTGAAGAATGGAGAATCGAGCGAGGAATCGAAAACGAATGATAATTATTTTGTCAAAGCTATTCATTTCTTATGGAAACCTGATCAATCAGGTTATCACCATGTTTGGCCT GAAATGGAATTTAATTGGCAATCTGTGCTGGGAACTTCTATTGGATTTTGTGGGGCAGCGTTTGGGAGTGTAGGAGGCGTAGGTGGAGGTGGCATATTTGTTCCCATGCTTAGCCTTATTGTTGGGTTTGATCCAAAGTCTGCAACAGCTATTTCAAAAT GTATGATCATGGGTGCAGCAGCTTCAACTGTTTACTACAACCTTAAGCTAAGGCACCCCACACTTGATATGCCTATCATTGATTATGATTTGGCTCTTCTTATCCAGCCAATGCTCATGCTTGGAATTAGCATAGGAGTTGCATTTAATGTGATCTTTGCGGACTGGATGGTCACAGTTTTACTTATTATTCTCTTTGTAG GAACATCAACTAAGGCATTCTTCAAGGGTGTCGAAACATGGAAAAAGGAAACCATACTGAAGCAG GAGGCAGCCAGGCGCTTGGAATCAAATG GTACAAGTAGTGAAAATGTGGATTACAGGCCTCTACCCAGTGACCCAAACACTGTTCCTCCGAAGGATAACACAGGCCAAAAA GTCACTGTTTTGGACAACGTTTGCTGGAAAGAACTTGGGCTTCTTTGTTTTGTTTGGTTTGCATTCCTTGTACTGCAGATTTCCAAG AACCATACAACTACTTGTTCTGTAGGGTATTGGGTGTTGAACTTGTTGCAG ATCCCAGTTTCAGTCGCAGTATCTGCATATGAGGCGGTTAGTCTATACAAAGGAAATAGAGCAATTGCATCCAAGGGTGAACAAGGCTCAAATTTTCAAGCGCATCAGCTTGTTAGTTACTGTTTTTTCGGAGTACTAGCCGGAATTGTTGGTGGTCTACTTGGCCTGGGTGGAGGATTTATCATGGGTCCACTATTCTTGGAGTTAGGTATCCCCCCTCAG GTCTCAAGTGCCACAGCAACCTTTGCCATGACTTTCTCTTCATCTATGTCAGTCGTAGAGTATTACCTTCTGAAACGTTTTCCAGTACCTTATG CTCTCTACTTCACTGCTGTGGCTACTTTTGCTGCCTTTGTTGGACAACATGTCGTGAGAAGGCTGATAATTGTATTTGGACGGGCATCTTTGATTATCTTCATTCTAGCATTCACCATATTCGTTAGCGCAGTATCACTAG GTGGCGTTGGCATATCAAACATgattgacaagattcatcataaTGAATATATGGGATTCGAGAACCTCTGCAAGTATGAAAGCTAG
- the LOC107900504 gene encoding 60S ribosomal protein L37-3, protein MGKGTGSFGKRRNKTHTLCVRCGRRSFHLQKSRCGACGYPASRIRKYNWSMKAIRRKTTGTGRMRYLRHVPRRFKTGFREGTEAAPRKKAAVAAS, encoded by the exons Atg GGTAAAGGAACTGGAAGCTTTGGAAAGAGAAGGAACAAGACTCATACTCTCTGCGTTCGATGTGGACGTCGAAGCTTCCATCTCCAAAAGAGCCGTTGCGGTGCTTGTGGCTATCCTGCCAGCCGCATCCGAAAAT ATAACTGGAGTATGAAGGCTATTAGAAGAAAAACCACCGGGACTGGCCGCATGAGATATCTTCGTCATGTGCCCAGGAGATTCAAAACTGGCTTTAGAGAAG GTACTGAAGCAGCTCCAAGGAAGAAGGCAGCTGTAGCTGCTTCATAA
- the LOC107899829 gene encoding indole-3-pyruvate monooxygenase YUCCA6 isoform X1, giving the protein MDYLSEIEGKQAHDPMFLEKMKESSSSSSSCLCVPGPVIVGAGPSGLATAACLKEKGVPSVILERSNCMASLWQLKTYDRLRLHLPKQFCELPLMGFPTGFPTYPSKQQFVDYLEAYARKFDIKPRFNETVSQAEYDPTLGFWRVTSVGVKGKEMEYVCRWLVVATGENAEAMMPEMEGMGEFSGDIRHTSLYKSGEEFRGKRVLVVGCGNSGMEVCLDLCNHNARPSLVVRDTVHVLPQEMLGTSTFGLSMWLLKWFPLRLVDRFLLIVSWLMLGDTSRFGLARPHLGPLQLKNLSGKTPVLDVGTLAKIKSGDIKVRPSIKSLKRHAVEFVNGTTENFDAIILATGYKSNVPSWLKEKVMFSEKDGYPRRPFPNGWKGEYGLYAVGFTKRGLLGTSMDAIRIAEDIQRCWKEEAKHRLAFTNSLLHQSSSL; this is encoded by the exons ATGGACTACTTGAGTGAAATAGAAGGAAAACAAGCTCATGATCCCATGTTTTTGGAGAAGATGAAAGAGTCATCGTCGTCGTCGTCTAGTTGCTTATGTGTTCCGGGGCCAGTTATCGTCGGCGCCGGGCCTTCGGGTTTAGCAACCGCCGCTTGCTTGAAAGAGAAAGGTGTTCCGAGTGTAATCCTAGAGAGATCCAACTGCATGGCATCTTTGTGGCAACTCAAGACGTATGACCGTCTTCGTCTTCATTTGCCGAAGCAGTTTTGTGAGCTTCCTTTGATGGGGTTCCCTACTGGTTTCCCTACTTACCCTAGCAAGCAACAATTCGTGGACTACTTGGAAGCTTACGCTAGGAAGTTTGATATTAAGCCTAGGTTCAACGAGACGGTTTCACAAGCTGAGTATGATCCGACGCTGGGGTTTTGGCGCGTGACAAGTGTTGGGGTTAAAGGGAAAGAGATGGAATACGTGTGCCGGTGGTTGGTGGTGGCGACGGGAGAGAATGCGGAGGCGATGATGCCGGAGATGGAAGGAATGGGGGAATTCAGTGGGGACATAAGGCATACAAGTTTATATAAAAGTGGAGAAGAGTTTAGAGGGAAAAGGGTTTTGGTGGTGGGGTGTGGGAATTCAGGCATGGAGGTGTGTTTGGACCTTTGCAATCATAATGCTAGGCCTTCACTGGTGGTCAGAGATACA GTCCATGTCCTCCCACAAGAGATGCTAGGGACATCAACATTCGGATTATCGATGTGGCTGCTCAAGTGGTTTCCCTTGCGACTGGTCGACCGTTTCCTGTTGATTGTATCATGGTTGATGCTCGGTGATACTTCTCGCTTCGGATTGGCTCGCCCGCACTTGGGTCCCCTTCAACTCAAGAATCTGTCGGGAAAGACCCCCGTTTTAGATGTTGGCACGCTTGCTAAAATCAAAAGTGGAGACATTAAG GTACGTCCGAGCATCAAGAGCCTAAAACGACATGCTGTGGAGTTTGTCAATGGCACAACTGAGAACTTTGATGCAATCATATTAGCAACCGGTTATAAAAGCAATGTACCCTCTTGGCTAAAG GAAAAAGTGATGTTCTCAGAGAAAGATGGGTACCCTCGAAGGCCATTCCCTAATGGATGGAAAGGTGAATATGGGCTATACGCGGTGGGGTTCACTAAACGTGGACTGCTAGGTACATCAATGGATGCTATCAGGATTGCAGAAGACATTCAACGGTGTTGGAAAGAAGAGGCAAAGCATCGTTTGGCATTCACTAATTCACTGCTGCACCAATCATCATCATTATGA
- the LOC107899829 gene encoding indole-3-pyruvate monooxygenase YUCCA6 isoform X2 has translation MDYLSEIEGKQAHDPMFLEKMKESSSSSSSCLCVPGPVIVGAGPSGLATAACLKEKGVPSVILERSNCMASLWQLKTYDRLRLHLPKQFCELPLMGFPTGFPTYPSKQQFVDYLEAYARKFDIKPRFNETVSQAEYDPTLGFWRVTSVGVKGKEMEYVCRWLVVATGENAEAMMPEMEGMGEFSGDIRHTSLYKSGEEFRGKRVLVVGCGNSGMEVCLDLCNHNARPSLVVRDTVHVLPQEMLGTSTFGLSMWLLKWFPLRLVDRFLLIVSWLMLGDTSRFGLARPHLGPLQLKNLSGKTPVLDVGTLAKIKSGDIKNCCCCRYVRASRA, from the exons ATGGACTACTTGAGTGAAATAGAAGGAAAACAAGCTCATGATCCCATGTTTTTGGAGAAGATGAAAGAGTCATCGTCGTCGTCGTCTAGTTGCTTATGTGTTCCGGGGCCAGTTATCGTCGGCGCCGGGCCTTCGGGTTTAGCAACCGCCGCTTGCTTGAAAGAGAAAGGTGTTCCGAGTGTAATCCTAGAGAGATCCAACTGCATGGCATCTTTGTGGCAACTCAAGACGTATGACCGTCTTCGTCTTCATTTGCCGAAGCAGTTTTGTGAGCTTCCTTTGATGGGGTTCCCTACTGGTTTCCCTACTTACCCTAGCAAGCAACAATTCGTGGACTACTTGGAAGCTTACGCTAGGAAGTTTGATATTAAGCCTAGGTTCAACGAGACGGTTTCACAAGCTGAGTATGATCCGACGCTGGGGTTTTGGCGCGTGACAAGTGTTGGGGTTAAAGGGAAAGAGATGGAATACGTGTGCCGGTGGTTGGTGGTGGCGACGGGAGAGAATGCGGAGGCGATGATGCCGGAGATGGAAGGAATGGGGGAATTCAGTGGGGACATAAGGCATACAAGTTTATATAAAAGTGGAGAAGAGTTTAGAGGGAAAAGGGTTTTGGTGGTGGGGTGTGGGAATTCAGGCATGGAGGTGTGTTTGGACCTTTGCAATCATAATGCTAGGCCTTCACTGGTGGTCAGAGATACA GTCCATGTCCTCCCACAAGAGATGCTAGGGACATCAACATTCGGATTATCGATGTGGCTGCTCAAGTGGTTTCCCTTGCGACTGGTCGACCGTTTCCTGTTGATTGTATCATGGTTGATGCTCGGTGATACTTCTCGCTTCGGATTGGCTCGCCCGCACTTGGGTCCCCTTCAACTCAAGAATCTGTCGGGAAAGACCCCCGTTTTAGATGTTGGCACGCTTGCTAAAATCAAAAGTGGAGACATTAAG AACTGTTGTTGCTGTAGGTACGTCCGAGCATCAAGAGCCTAA